From Dermochelys coriacea isolate rDerCor1 chromosome 9, rDerCor1.pri.v4, whole genome shotgun sequence, one genomic window encodes:
- the CLDN18 gene encoding claudin-18 produces the protein MSTTICQVMGFVVSSLGFAGCIAATGLDMWSTQDLYDNPVTAVFQYQGLWRSCVRQSSGFTECRPYFTILGLPAMFQAVRALMIVGIVLGAIGLLVSIFALKCIRIGNMEDSAKANMTLTSGIMFIVAGLCAIAGVSVFANMLVTNFWMSTANMYQGSMQTIQTRYTFGSALFVGWVAGGLSLIGGIMMCIACRGLVPEETNYKAVSYNASGRNISYKTAPYKAGTGYESEAKSKKVPAYNDIARSDDGKHSYPSKYDYV, from the exons ATGTCAACAACAATCTGCCAAGTGATGGGTTTTGTTGTCTCATCTTTGGGTTTTGCTGGGTGCATCGCAGCCACTGGACTAGACATGTGGAGCACACAGGATTTGTATGACAACCCAGTCACAGCCGTGTTCCAGTATCAGGGACTCTGGAGGAGCTGCGTGAGGCAGAGTTCAGGTTTCACAGAGTGCCGGCCTTATTTCACCATTCTTGGGCTACCAG CAATGTTCCAGGCTGTGAGAGCCCTAATGATCGTGGGCATTGTCCTGGGTGCCATTGGCCTCCTTGTGTCCATTTTCGCCCTGAAATGCATTCGAATTGGCAATATGGAGGACTCTGCAAAAGCCAACATGACTCTGACCTCTGGCATCATGTTTATTGTGGCTG GTCTATGTGCTATTGCTGGAGTGTCCGTATTTGCCAACATGCTGGTCACAAACTTCTGGATGTCAACAGCCAATATGTACCAAGGATCGATGCAGACAATCCAGACAAG GTATACCTTTGGTTCAGCCTTATTTGTTGGCTGGGTTGCTGGGGGCTTGTCCCTGATAGGAGGCATTATGATGTGCATTGCTTGCAGGGGACTGGTACCAGAAGAAACCAA ttACAAGGCAGTGTCCTACAATGCATCAGGACGGAATATCTCCTACAAGACTGCGCCATATAAGGCTGGTACTGGCTATGAATCTGAAGCCAAAAGTAAAAAAGTCCCAGCATACAATGACATTGCTCGTAGCGATGACGGGAAACACTCATACCCTTCAAAATATGACTATGTCTAG